The Lepeophtheirus salmonis chromosome 1, UVic_Lsal_1.4, whole genome shotgun sequence genome has a segment encoding these proteins:
- the LOC121114849 gene encoding macrophage mannose receptor 1 produces the protein MPMNWRFIFFILLYYFESTIGDECPKGWIKSRRNVCSFGLYNIAINYTSALRYCREIHNAGIGDFEDMDELEMMSLHIQTESFIRSSPWMNKVHDLRKVEEGKECTVLTKKGSLSRIDCSQKRGVICSKWNAECPSSDYVNIDNQCYTSIQNPKQYKDAMGFCTALYNGGTILPIIKTSTQNSLIAERFGSVRRWIGLRMRPDKGYFQWSDGSILEENDYSNWSGDGKPPNIEDYQNIVCIVMGEGGLWFIEPCDVEKEFLCQLNPYDTVPPNCKSNHDLKWIEDPHNGLCYTVMHSLLKGENAETSCRYLSIGSNTGTLVSIINPLQQRFFESHLPNDGYSGTYWVGLRNVEGTFTWLDGSPYGFMNWEDQPSYERNHECVNMVMRGGSGKWRTEDCEERLPYICQVKGFNYVDPPEPPSMNNCPIGWIRGGSQCFYTSEKKLKFEEANQFCISKNKESTLAILRDPKAIEEIKGTVHNHSYFIGLNDIKTEGNYVWLDGITDKKEEIPWAPHQPDDKNSSQNCIVMDSSVETWNDVSCNEENRFFCSMEYTVCPPHWTLYNNRCFYLSKESVQCEEGEKQCKAESSQASLASIHSSHENDFLKHLNPITTIDIWIGLKKKSNEESFENWSDGTSIDFTNFSDRDASIDDDQCVRLNTNGYWFPEDANKNNFYSCSLEITHYMNCPWGWKKSRESCYFYMDEELTFQEALHKCDDIHGYLATIPREEAQDFIYSEFKKTRLQAPWVGLSTSKTSNFFLWSDESPTTYTNWNTNFPKPLEGTSCVLMNFQNEGKWENVDCDHKSQAVCETPIQISDLPPSSDAGCTEDQMGYESFCYEIFKSKENYYNGKLHCTNLGGHFITIENEVIQNKLIPFISNSGSNFFIALKYVGGNWVWDYYETPLRDFAYWAPNEPNLEIDDPEGICVEMISRDHFLGKWKTVGCSKKNEVLCQFSRKGHTPKPPTTKETQQPTMDPSFKCPPSYQMIRNKCYKFFNKSYKNFEMARQDCGIYGGDLASFQSLEEEMEVNRYFVDFGLPKTFIGLAEISGLSGFRWLNSFITYGTYTNWGPFEPKCPNYDNNCAFIMNTQWSCGSCQLELNYFCQVNPSDQDFTSNTPSQTNPPQPQCSPGVDDGWFVIPHHDSNVCYKFSKKEKMNWYEAQKFCRRQGGDLVSLHQPSESEYLWIHYASSEYGKDDPWIGLSSIGHEGEGGLFGWSDGSILDYSNWKEGEPSDHMGMESCTHLYLLQEGLWNDDHCGKKKGYICKKFKFLHSTTEALPTTIPSGHCPEGDAEYEGHCYILPKTGPLSWHEAHKQCMDRNYDLLSIHSPQENAFVTSILLSEVQTENVWIGATDQHEYNVFTWSDESDLDITFWGQNQPQGMENNFNLKRNCVFIRVSNPHEIGTWANEDCFLKNMYICKSPVNPKIQTSNFKLPTCPERSDFVIFNKKCFKFFDTEMSWHFAQYVCNSHSAYLISIHDIQLNGFVTAFSEKDSWVGLSSSGSSHNYSLYWEDYSFYDYANFFEDEVIHPERSNCVQLEYMTGKWRVKDCGEMHSFVCQLRSHDGTVDPSSITNCPPFPDWKSTPFEHCYLFETGDAVSHERARLYCEDVGGTLAGIHSKEENQWLLDNIPQEQGTEGNWIGVYRVIDENGEIDQNVFHWSDREPYLGKYTNWAPNGLIEQGLFGVFLPLTGQWSLVPDMLHRKSFICSAKKVKPYHPHVNPTLDPPSTNSTESPKGNNSSSVGLIVGTFVAVLLAIIALSGIVYILEKKKIIRLISRVRKPTYKVRYPMSVSNVLHREDPDL, from the exons ATGCCAATGAACTggagattcatttttttcatcctctTGTACTACTTTGAGTCAACAATTG GAGACGAGTGCCCTAAGGGATGGATCAAGTCAAGGAGAAATGTCTGCTCATTTGGACTTTACAATATTGCGATTAATTATACCTCTGCCTTAAGGTATTGTAGAGAGATTCATAATGCAGGGATAGGAGACTTTGAGGATATGGATGAACTTGAGATGATGAGTCTGCATATTCAGACAGAATCCTTCATTCGGTCCTCTCCATGGATGAATAAAGTCCATGATTTAAGAAAGGTCGAAGAGGGAAAGGAATGCACTGTTCTCACAAAAAAAGGATCTCTTTCCCGTATCGATTGTTCTCAAAAGAGGGGAGTTATCTGCTCAAAATGGAATG cTGAATGCCCCTCATCTGACTATGTTAACATTGATAATCAATGCTACACTTCCATCCAAAACCCTAAACAATATAAAGACGCCATGGGATTTTGTACGGCTCTTTATAATGGGGGCACAATCCTTCCAATCATCAAAACCTCAACACAAAACTCCTTAATTGCAG AACGATTTGGATCCGTGAGACGATGGATTGGACTCAGAATGAGACCCGACAAAGGGTATTTTCAATGGTCCGATGGAAGTATTCTTGAGGAGAATGACTATTCAAATTGGTCTGGAGATGGAAAGCCACCTAATATAGAAGACTATCAAAATATAGTCTGTATAGTGATGGGAGAGGGAGGACTTTGGTTCATAGAGCCTTGTGATGTGGAAAAGGAATTCCTTTGTCAATTAAATCCAT atgACACAGTTCCACCAAACTGTAAGTCTAATCATGACTTAAAATGGATTGAAGATCCTCATAATGGACTTTGCTATACAGTGATGCACAGTCTACTGAAAGGAGAAAATGCAGAGACGTCTTGCCGTTATTTGAGTATTGGAAGTAACACAGGAACCTTGGTCTCCATAATAAATCCCTTACAACAGAGGTTTTTCGAAT CTCACTTACCGAACGACGGGTATTCTGGAACCTATTGGGTTGGATTAAGAAACGTAGAGGGAACTTTCACTTGGTTGGATGGAAGTCCCTATGGATTCATGAATTGGGAGGATCAACCAAGTTATGAAAGAAATCATGAATGTGTTAATATGGTGATGAGGGGAGGATCTGGTAAATGGAGAACAGAAGACTGTGAAGAGAGGCTTCCTTATATTTGTCAAGTAAAGGGCTTTAATTATGTAGATCCACCAGAGCCTCCTTCAATGA atAACTGTCCAATTGGTTGGATTCGAGGAGGATCTCAATGTTTTTACACAtcggaaaaaaaacttaaatttgaaGAAGCAAATCAGTTCTGCATCTCAAAAAACAAGGAATCTACCCTCGCAATACTAAGAGATCCAAAAGCTATCGAGGAAATTAAAG GCACGGTTCACAATCACTCATATTTCATTGGATTAAATGATATTAAGACAGAGGGAAACTATGTTTGGTTGGATGGGATAACTGATAAAAAGGAGGAGATTCCATGGGCTCCACATCAACCTGATGATAAAAATTCATCTCAAAACTGCATTGTTATGGATTCAAGCGTAGAAACATGGAATGATGTATCCTGCAATGAGGAAAATAGATTTTTCTGCTCAATGGAATACA ctGTATGCCCTCCTCATTGGACCCTTTACAACAATCGTTGTTTTTACCTATCCAAAGAATCTGTACAATGTGAAGAAGGCGAAAAACAATGCAAAGCTGAGTCGTCTCAAGCATCCCTTGCAAGCATTCACTCGTCACATGAAAATGATTTCCTTAAACATTTAAATCCCATTACTACAATTGATATATGGATTGGCCTAAAGAAAAAGTCGAATGAGGAATCATTTGAAAATTGGAGTGATGGAACAAGTATTGATTTCACAAATTTCTCAGATCGTGATGCTTCAATAGATGATGATCAATGTGTACGACTCAACACAAACGGATATTGGTTTCCGGAGGACGcaaacaaaaacaacttttatagCTGTTCCCTAGAAATTA CCCATTATATGAATTGCCCTTGGGGATGGAAGAAATCCAGGGAGTCTTGTTATTTCTATATGGATGAAGAGCTGACTTTTCAAGAGGCGTTACACAAATGTGATGATATACATGGATACTTGGCAACGATTCCAAGGGAGGAGGctcaagattttatttattcagaattTAAAA aGACTAGGTTGCAGGCACCATGGGTTGGTCTAAGTACGTCAAAGACTAGTAACTTCTTTCTTTGGAGTGATGAGTCTCCGACTACTTATACAAATTGGAACACAAATTTCCCAAAGCCTTTAGAAGGGACTAGCTGTGTACTCATGAATTTTCAGAATGAAGGAAAATGGGAAAATGTGGATTGTGACCACAAATCACAAGCTGTGTGTGAAACACCCATTCAAATCTCTGATCTACCCCCGTCAAGTGATGCTGGATGCACGGAA GATCAAATGGGCTACGAATCTTTCtgttatgaaattttcaaatccaaagagaactattacaatggaaaattACATTGTACAAATCTAGGTGGTCACTTTATCACAATTGAGAATGA AGTGATCCAAAACAAATTGATTCCTTTTATAAGTAACTCTGGTTCGAACTTTTTTATTGCTCTGAAATATGTTGGAGGAAATTGGGTCTGGGATTATTATGAAACTCCACTTAGAGATTTTGCATACTGGGCTCCTAATGAGCCAAATTTAGAGATAGATGATCCGGAAGGAATCTGTGTTGAAATGATTTCAAGGGATCATTTCCTTGGAAAGTGGAAAACAGTGGGATGTAGTAAAAAGAACGAAGTCCTTTGTCAATTTTCACGAAAGGGTCATACACCAAAACCTCCAACAACAAAAGAGACTCAACAACCAACGATGGACCCTTCATTTAAATGCCCTCCTAGCTATCAAATGATTCGAAATAAATGCtacaagttttttaataaaagttataagaaTTTTGAGATGGCAAGACAGGATTGTGGAATTTATGGCGGAGACTTAGCCTCTTTTCAGAGCCTAGAAGAGGAAATGGAAGTGAATAG ATACTTTGTGGATTTTGGACTGCCGAAAACATTTATAGGTCTAGCCGAGATCTCAGGACTTAGCGGATTCCGTTGGCTCAACTCATTCATTACATATGGCACGTATACCAATTGGGGACCATTTGAACCTAAGTGTCCAAATTACGATAATAATTGTGCTTTTATCATGAATACACAATGGTCGTGTGGAAGCTGTCAGTTGGAACTAAATTACTTTTGTCAAGTGAACCCTAGTGATCAAGACTTTACTTCAAATACACCTTCTCAAACAAACCCTCCACAACCTCAGTGTAGCCCAGGAGTCGATGATGGATGGTTTGTCATTCCGCATCATGACTCCAATGTTTGCTACAAgtttagtaaaaaagaaaaaatgaattggtATGAGGCCCAAAAGTTTTGCCGGAGGCAAGGGGGTGATCTTGTCTCGCTTCATCAACCATCTGAGAGTGAATACTTATGGATTCATTATGCGTCTTCAGAATATGGCAAAGATGATCCATGGATTGGACTTAGTAGTATTGGTCATGAGGGAGAAGGTGGATTGTTTGGCTGGAGTGATGGCTCTATTTTAGATTATTCTAACTGGAAGGAAGGAGAACCATCTGATCACATGGGGATGGAGAGTTGTACCCACTTATACTTATTACAAGAAGGTCTATGGAACGATGATCACTGTGGAAAAAAGAAGGGATACATAtgcaaaaagtttaaattcCTTCATAGTACCACAGAAGCATTGCCCACAACTATTCCCTCAGGGCATTGTCCAGAAGGAGATGCAGAGTATGAAGGACACTGTTACATCCTTCCAAAAACAGGTCCACTCTCTTGGCATGAAGCCCATAAGCAATGCATGGACAGAAATTATGATCTGCTTAGTATTCACTCACCTCAAGAAAATGCATTTGTGACCAGCATACTTTTGTCAGAAGTACAGACTGAAAATGTATGGATAGGTGCAACAGATCAACatgaatataatgtatttacatgGTCTGATGAAAGTGACTTGGACATAACATTTTGGGGGCAAAATCAACCACAAGGCATGGAGAATAACTTCAATCTA aaaagaaattgcGTTTTCATCCGTGTCAGCAATCCTCATGAGATAGGAACATGGGCAAATGAagattgttttctaaaaaatatgtatatttgcaaaTCTCCAGTGAATCCAAAGATACAAACCAGTAACTTTAAACTTCCCACCTGTCCAGAGAGATCTGACTTTGtcatctttaacaaaaaatgcttcaaattttttgatacagAAATGTCATGGCACTTTGCACAATATGTATGCAACAGCCATTCCGCATACTTGATATCTATTCATGATATACAACTCAACGGATTTGTCACAGCTTTTTCAGAAAAGGATTCTTGGGTAGGCCTTTCGAGCTCTGGG TCATCACATAACTATTCACTCTATTGGGAAGACTATAGTTTTTACGACTATGCAAATTTCTTTGAGGATGAAGTGATACATCCTGAACGGAGTAACTGCGTTCAATTAGAATACATGACCGGAAAATGGAGGGTGAAGGACTGTGGTGAGATGCACTCATTTGTTTGCCAATTAAGAAGTCATGACG GCACCGTGGATCCATCTTCTATCACAAATTGTCCACCCTTCCCGGACTGGAAGAGTACTCCATTTGAACATTGCTATTTATTTGAGACAGGAGATGCCGTTTCTCATGAAAGGGCACGACTGTATTGTGAGGATGTAGGGGGTACACTCGCAGGAATTCACTCCAAAGAGGAGAATCAATGGCTGTTAGACAACATTCCACAGGAGCAAGGGACTGAGGGTAATTGGATTGGAGTCTATAGAGTCATTGATGAAAATGgtgaaattgatcaaaatgtGTTTCATTGGAGTGATAGGGAGCCTTATCTGGGAAAATACACAAATTGGGCACCTAATGGACTAATAGAGCAGGGATTATTTGGCGTATTTTTACCACTCACAGGACAATGGAGTCTTGTTCCAGACATGTTACATAGGAAATCATTTATTTGCAGTGCCAAAAAAG tgAAACCTTATCATCCCCATGTGAATCCAACTTTAGATCCACCCTCCACTAATTCTACAGAGTCTCCAAAAGGGAATA ATTCGTCCTCTGTAGGTTTGATTGTTGGAACCTTTGTTGCCGTTCTTTTAGCAATTATAGCTTTAAGTGGAATAGTttatattctagaaaaaaagaaaattattcgaCTCATAAGTCGAGTTCGAAAGCCTACTTATAAAGTTCGATATCCAATGTCTGTATCAAATGTGTTACATCGAGAAG ATCCTGATTTGTAA